CGCCACCGTCCGGTGTTCGTCCGGCACGGTCGGGAAGTGCGCGCCGGGGTTGAGCAGCGTCGTCCGGCCCTCCTCGGTGAGTTCGCGCCGGTGGTGGTGGCCGTAGCAGACGAAGTCGTACGCCCCGGCGGCGGCGAGCGCTTCGACCTCGGATTTCGACTCCCCGTGCAATACCGCGAACGAGAGGCCGTCGAACGTGAGGTCGGCGAACCGCCCGTGGAGTTCGCTCTCGGTCCCGAGGGCGTCGAACGCCGCGTGGAGGCCGGCGACCTCGCCGTCGTTGTTCCCGAGCACGCCGTGGACTTCGAACCCGTCGAACTCCGCGACCGTCGGCGGCGCGACGAAGTCGCCGCAGTGGAGCAACACTTCGACGCCCTCGGCCGCGAAGACGTCGTTCGCGCGGTCGACCGCCGCGACGTTGTCGTGGGTGTCCGAGACGATTCCGATCTGCATCGGTCACCGGGTTCGTCGCGAATCCTCATAATCCATTGGGCGACGGCCCTCCGGGGGCACCGATCGCCGGTTCGAGCGGGTGCCGAGCGCTATCGGAACGCTTTTGCCTCGATTGTGCAATACCCACAACATCGAATGATATCCGACTTCCTCGAGAGCATCAAGGCGAACCTCGTTCCGGCGGTCGTCCTCTCGCTGGCCCTCGGGCTCGTGAGCGGGCAGTTCATCGGCCCCGGCGTCGCGGGCGTCCTTCAGTCGGCGGTCGTCCCGATCCTGTTCCTGATGGTCTACCCGATGATGGTCACCCTCGACCTGCGGGAACTGCTGAAGGTTCGCCGCCACGCGGGGCTTGTCGGCGCGACTCTCCTCGTGAACTTCGGGCTCGCGCCGCTCGCGGCCGTGGGGCTGGCCCGGCTGTTCTTCGCGGGCGACCCACACTACGCGGTCGGCCTGTACTTCATCGCGCTGATCCCGACGTCGGGGATGACCGCCGCCTGGACCGGGCTGGCGGGCGGCGACCTCGAGGGTGCGCTCGTGGCGATGTCGGTCAACCTCCTCGCGGCGGTCGTCCTCCTGCCGGTGTACCTGTCGGCGCTGGTCGGCGCGGACGTCGGCTTCGAGCCGACGGCGCTGTACCGACAGCTCGCGCTGATCGTCGTGCTCCCGATGATCGCCGGCGCCGTCACCCGGCGGGGGCTGCTCCGCCGGTACGGCGCCGACGACTTCAGGCGGCTCAAGCCGACCCTCGGCGGCCTCAGCTCCGCCGGGGTCGTCCTGATCGTCTTCGTCGCGATGGCGATGCGCTCCGAGAGCATCCTCGCGGACCCGGTCGCGTCGCTGGTCGTGGTCGTCCCGCTCGTCGCGTTCTACGCCGCCGTCCTCGGGATCGGAACCGTCGTCGGCTCGCTCCTGTTCGACTCCTCGCGGACCGTCGCCCTCGTGTACGCGACGAGCATGCGGAACCTCTCGATCGCGCTCGCGATCGCCGCGGCGCCCGGCTTCCCGCCCGCCGAGGCGGTGTTGCCGATCGCGCTCGCCTACCTCCTCCAGCCGCCCCTCGGGGCGGCGTACGCCCAGTACCGCCGGACCGTCGTCGACGAGGAGGGCTCGCTCCGGGACGTGATCCCCGCGCTGGGCTGAGCCGACGCCGGCCGCGACGGGCCGGAACGCGCGGACCGAGCGCTTAAACGCCCCGAGCGAGTAGTCCCGATACATGCAGCACGTGAAGATTCCGCAGGACCGGATCGGTGTTCTCATCGGCGAAGGGGGCGAGACGATGCGCCGGATCGAGTCCGAAGCCGAGGTGCGCCTCGACATCGACTCCGAGAACGGCTCGGTCGCGGTCGAGACCGTCGGCGACCCGGTCCGCGGGCTCAAGGGTCCCGACATCGTCCGCGCGATCGGCCGCGGGTTCGCCCCCGACGACGCGATGGACCTGCTGGCCGACGAGATGATGATGTTCGACGTCGTCGACATCGACGCCGCCTCGCGCAACAAGAACGACCTCAAGCGCAAGAAAGGCCGACTCATCGGCGAGGGCGGCCGCACGCGCGAACTGATGGAGGAACTCACCGGCGCGTCCGTGGTGATCTACGGCTCGACGCTGGGCGCGATCGGCACCCCCACGCAGGTCGAGGCCGTCCGCAGCGCCGCCGAGATGCTACTCGACGGCGCCCCCCACGGCGCGGTCTACTCGTTCCTGGAGGAGAAGCACAACGAGATGAAACGGCAGGGACTGCAGTACCACCGGTTCCCCGGCGGGCAGTCCTGACCGAGCGGCGTCGCGACCTTCGTCGTCCCCGGCCGTAGACGCTGCATAAATACCGGCTCCCAGTTCTGTCGGACATCGCTATACGGCGCCCTCGTGTTGCGGTTTGCCACGCTCCGATGCGAAGATTTTATATAGAATAGCAATCAATCTCTCCCTGACTATGGCACAACAGATGGGTAACCAGCCCCTCATCGTTCTCTCGGAGGAGAGCCAGCGAACCTCCGGGAAAGACGCGCAGTCGATGAACATCACGGCCGGGAAGGCGGTCTCCGAGGCCGTACGCACC
The Salinilacihabitans rarus DNA segment above includes these coding regions:
- a CDS encoding metallophosphoesterase, which translates into the protein MQIGIVSDTHDNVAAVDRANDVFAAEGVEVLLHCGDFVAPPTVAEFDGFEVHGVLGNNDGEVAGLHAAFDALGTESELHGRFADLTFDGLSFAVLHGESKSEVEALAAAGAYDFVCYGHHHRRELTEEGRTTLLNPGAHFPTVPDEHRTVAVVDTETESVQFRRLE
- a CDS encoding arsenic resistance protein, which codes for MISDFLESIKANLVPAVVLSLALGLVSGQFIGPGVAGVLQSAVVPILFLMVYPMMVTLDLRELLKVRRHAGLVGATLLVNFGLAPLAAVGLARLFFAGDPHYAVGLYFIALIPTSGMTAAWTGLAGGDLEGALVAMSVNLLAAVVLLPVYLSALVGADVGFEPTALYRQLALIVVLPMIAGAVTRRGLLRRYGADDFRRLKPTLGGLSSAGVVLIVFVAMAMRSESILADPVASLVVVVPLVAFYAAVLGIGTVVGSLLFDSSRTVALVYATSMRNLSIALAIAAAPGFPPAEAVLPIALAYLLQPPLGAAYAQYRRTVVDEEGSLRDVIPALG
- a CDS encoding KH domain-containing protein, with the translated sequence MQHVKIPQDRIGVLIGEGGETMRRIESEAEVRLDIDSENGSVAVETVGDPVRGLKGPDIVRAIGRGFAPDDAMDLLADEMMMFDVVDIDAASRNKNDLKRKKGRLIGEGGRTRELMEELTGASVVIYGSTLGAIGTPTQVEAVRSAAEMLLDGAPHGAVYSFLEEKHNEMKRQGLQYHRFPGGQS